The following are from one region of the Ptychodera flava strain L36383 chromosome 15, AS_Pfla_20210202, whole genome shotgun sequence genome:
- the LOC139151888 gene encoding IQ domain-containing protein E-like yields MPQIEDLSPESEEEIDLTSSPKKKTVKKKKGSPYATTKSHPKARKPVDTKNKTARDFWLDGMRNGTGYLTTQSSPTIKRPKSASKAFDGSRTMGDFDTIPNGRTPRSARASPAYKPQEDMYDDIIDLKRQLNGIKEENSILSTRNRRLEEENVKKQKQIEQLLDPGKSEDIRRAMNERKPDAGAVVNSLKQKNLKLEQTLRDKEYQLSKLQSDLKSTKLEELKVENDLYYQEILRLRNAAANGFRQEARKTEHASAPSAAKVKALNATILRLTESNQRLQSECKLLKQDLDSALDGSLSSPRTSDKKNVRQRKKGKFDYEDMNRKELLRSIKELEKELERYESGSILDSKLTRSGTQVEGKLVLSGGLADRVEALDKRETELLEERQKNSDQLIRLKEDRMKFRQLVDEKEDEIKKLMREIARLETELSERAERAPTPTPRRRPSSASSTASSKRRAEEEERYRRAEELREKNSAKTIQKNWKKHKQRKQDAELDDAAVLIQSSMRGHFSRKEQLQKSEKLKYSSSVSGRSTPRSSRVHSPISELDDESGLDDAATTIQSAVRGHWDRKEQINKYKPKYPPQDESDSDSYLRSKSYSGKFQKTSQSGFGRSTITSQYSEDEEDDSDDDLIVSTPTRKKTSTSSVSKTRPSSGRSFGSKSGRESPLRGEFGTSSSRIAKIPMEESEEDSDDDIVIASSSYRKSSGKFF; encoded by the exons ATGCCACAAATTGAG GACCTGTCTCCTGAATCCGAGGAAGAGATTGACCTGACATCAAGTCCAAAAAAGAAGActgttaaaaagaaaaaag GGTCACCGTATGCCACTACAAAAAGCCATCCCAAAGCAAGAAAGCCTGTtgatacaaaaaacaaaacagccaGAGATTTCTGGCTTGACGGCATGAGGAATGGAACCGGAT ACCTTACAACACAGAGTAGCCCTACCATCAAGCGACCTAAGTCTGCCAGCAAAGCTTTTGATGGAAGTCGAACGATGGGAGACTTTGATACTATACCAAACGGAA GAACACCAAGATCTGCTCGAGCCTCTCCAGCATACAAACCTCAAGAAGATATGTATGACGACATCATTGACTTGAAAAGG CAACTGAACGGCATAAAAGAAGAAAATTCAATTCTGTCCACAAGGAACAGAAGACTTGAAGAAGAGAATGTGAAGAAACAGAAGCAGATTGAACAGCTGTTAGATCCTGGCAAG AGTGAAGACATTAGAAGGGCAATGAATGAGAGAAAACCAGATGCTGGAGCT GTCGTAAACAGTCTGAAACAGAAGAATCTAAAATTAGAACAGACGCTACGAGACAAAGAATATCAACTGAG taaactgcAGAGTGATCTGAAGAGTACTAAGTTGGAAGaattgaaagttgaaaatgacTTGTACTACCAAGAG ATACTAAGACTACGGAATGCTGCGGCCAACGGTTTCAGGCAGGAAGCCAGAAA GACGGAGCATGCAAGTGCGCCCTCTGCAGCCAAGGTGAAAGCATTGAATGCTACTATTCTCAGACTGACAGAATCCAATCAACGACTTCAAAGTGAATGTAAACTCCTCAAACAAGATCTGGATTCTGCGCTGGATGGATCCTTATCTTCTCCAAGGACTTCTGATAAGAAGAATGTAAGGCAACGGAAGAAGGGCAAAT TTGATTATGAAGACATGAATCGGAAAGAATTACTCAGAAGTATTAAAGAGTTGGAGAAG GAATTAGAGAGATACGAAAGTGGATCAATCCTTGATTCAAAATTAACCAGATCAGGAACCCAAGTTGAAG GCAAACTAGTGTTGTCTGGTGGACTTGCTGACAGAGTGGAAGCCCTAGACAAGAGAGAAACAGAATTACTGGAGGAAAGACAGAAAAACAGTGACCAATTGATAAGGCTGAAGGAAGACAGGATGAAATTTAGACAACTCGTGGATGAAAAAGA AGACGAAATCAAGAAGTTGATGAGGGAGATTGCAAGGCTTGAAACTGAATTGAGTGAGAGGGCAGAGAGAGCCCCAACTCCGACCCCAAGGAGACGACCAAGCTCTGCATCATCAACAGCATCTTCAAAACGACGAGCTGAGGAGGAAGAAAGATACAGAAGAGCAGaagaattgagagagaaaaattcCGCCAAGACAATCCAGAAAAATTGGAAGAAACACAAACAAAGG AAACAAGATGCTGAACTAGATGAT GCAGCTGTGTTGATTCAATCATCAATGAGGGGGCACTTTTCAAGGAAGGAACAGCTGCAGAAATCGGAGAAACTGAAATACAGCTCTTCAGTGAGTGGCCGCAGTACACCGCGTAGCAGCAGGGTTCACTCACCCATCTCAGAACTGGATGATGAAAGTGGGCTTGATGATGCCGCCACAACCATACAATCTGCTGTTAGAGGTCATTGGGACAGAAAAGAACAGATTAACAAGTACAAGCCCAA ATATCCTCCTCAAGATGAATCAGATTCTGATTCTTACTTAAGATCAAAATCGTACAGTGGAAAATTCCAGAAAACAAGTCAATCAG GTTTTGGTAGAAGCACCATTACTTCTCAGTACTCTGAAGATGAGGAAGATGATTCTGATGATGATTTGATTGTGTCAACACCAACACGGAAAAAGACATCAACATCGTCTGTATCCAAAACAAGACCTTCCTCAG GGCGATCATTTGGCTCAAAATCGGGTCGAGAG AGTCCGCTGAGGGGGGAGTTTGGTACGAGTAGCAGCCGAATTGCAAAGATACCGATGGAAGAATCTGAAGAAGACAGCGATGACGACATTGTCATTGCCAGCAGCAGTTACAGAAAGTCGTCTGGTAAATTTTTCTGA